In Myxococcus stipitatus, the following are encoded in one genomic region:
- a CDS encoding serine/threonine-protein kinase, translating into MANEQHGQFGRYELHSRIGRGGMAETWRAQLLGAAGVTKPVLIKKVLPEYANDEAFISMFISEARISASLSHGSIAQVFDFGQVGGEYFLAMEYVDGQPLNRIIKRALRSNFASLPVPIATYIALEMCRGLHYAHTRADDKGTPLGIVHRDISPDNVLISYEGQVKIVDFGIAKARSLRSFDTAPGVVKGKYLFFSPEQARGEEVDARTDVWATAVVLFEMVCGRLPLEGPEYVVMHKLQSRQPLPRPRDLKPDMPVRLDAILQKALAVRKEDRFESAHEFGDALAGFLFKAAPRFSSMSVAYLLRELFRPDMTEMGKDTKVPARFVEELSVWRATTNILPKPTEIAAPELSTEPRTIESRSGERPDGTEDLDGDGEEGRNSPDRGGFFEMGFRVSPHHLVVAGVVVVLFGLLWSAFDKLTPDGASRETTNAHPARPPLPGPPLKDADAKSAPAQPPAAKPAPAVTGKQPVGPDSVRMPVDSFRLDARRHLLGVSSGRASLATLDPQVSYRIEETGTLASPDRGKPMPNIFFLLSGQKVAADAAVGVVTRKAEFIRGATAVSFFTVGAPTPQDDLPERIVSVTNTRTGEERRHTIHLEWMTTDLNKSLFLDGLDPAETYTLSLRPVDGGAFTRGREQGPVVTVACVQQVNLDRDGPGMPPARAQRFLVSRGADTKVTGVHGLNCGFVDDDPSDNQGAVEIRIQSAAQAAAERATAEREAADAGGVAALSIPVTPSSPRQAGSRSQPVRPQEVVSEPVPQPETGRGDRALEQARELYKAKRFESARTRARECIAMEPQNFECHLLLGSVAAQLNRLEEGAKHYRRFLDLAPSEHPQASKVLRVLQEYESVRAGASVP; encoded by the coding sequence ATGGCGAATGAGCAGCACGGACAGTTCGGTCGGTACGAGCTCCACTCGAGGATTGGCCGGGGCGGGATGGCGGAGACGTGGAGGGCCCAGCTGTTGGGGGCCGCGGGGGTCACCAAGCCCGTCCTGATCAAGAAGGTGTTGCCGGAGTACGCCAACGACGAGGCGTTCATCTCCATGTTCATCAGCGAGGCGCGCATCTCCGCGTCGCTGTCGCATGGCTCCATCGCCCAGGTCTTCGACTTCGGACAGGTGGGGGGCGAGTACTTCCTGGCGATGGAGTACGTCGACGGGCAGCCGCTGAATCGCATCATCAAGCGAGCGCTGCGCTCCAACTTCGCGAGCCTGCCGGTTCCCATCGCCACGTACATCGCATTGGAGATGTGCCGCGGGCTGCACTACGCGCACACGCGCGCGGACGACAAGGGGACACCGCTGGGCATCGTCCACCGGGACATCTCTCCGGACAACGTGCTCATCAGCTACGAGGGGCAGGTCAAGATCGTCGACTTCGGCATCGCCAAGGCTCGCTCACTGCGCAGCTTCGACACGGCGCCGGGGGTGGTGAAGGGCAAGTATCTGTTCTTCTCTCCCGAGCAGGCGCGAGGGGAAGAGGTGGATGCCCGCACCGACGTGTGGGCCACGGCGGTGGTGCTCTTCGAGATGGTCTGTGGCCGCCTTCCCTTGGAGGGGCCTGAGTACGTGGTGATGCACAAGCTGCAATCCCGTCAGCCATTGCCGCGTCCTCGAGACCTCAAACCAGACATGCCGGTGCGGTTGGATGCCATCCTTCAGAAGGCGCTCGCGGTGCGGAAGGAGGACCGGTTCGAGTCCGCGCACGAGTTCGGGGATGCGCTGGCCGGGTTCCTCTTCAAGGCCGCGCCCCGGTTCTCGTCGATGTCCGTGGCGTATCTGCTGCGCGAGCTGTTCCGTCCCGACATGACGGAGATGGGCAAGGACACCAAGGTGCCTGCCCGGTTCGTGGAGGAGCTGTCCGTCTGGCGGGCGACGACGAACATCCTTCCGAAGCCCACGGAGATCGCGGCGCCCGAGCTGAGCACGGAGCCGCGGACCATCGAGAGCCGTTCGGGCGAGCGACCCGATGGAACGGAGGACCTGGATGGCGACGGCGAGGAGGGGCGAAACTCTCCGGACCGGGGTGGCTTCTTCGAGATGGGCTTCCGCGTCTCCCCCCATCACCTGGTGGTGGCTGGGGTCGTGGTGGTGCTCTTCGGTTTGCTCTGGTCGGCGTTCGACAAGCTCACGCCGGACGGGGCGTCACGAGAGACCACCAACGCCCATCCGGCCCGGCCTCCGCTGCCAGGGCCACCGCTCAAGGATGCGGATGCGAAGAGCGCGCCGGCACAGCCTCCCGCCGCGAAGCCCGCTCCGGCTGTCACGGGCAAGCAGCCCGTGGGCCCGGACTCCGTCCGCATGCCGGTGGATTCCTTCAGGCTCGATGCGCGGCGCCACCTGCTGGGCGTGTCATCTGGCCGGGCCTCGCTGGCGACGTTGGACCCGCAGGTCTCGTACCGCATCGAGGAGACGGGCACGTTGGCTTCACCGGATCGTGGCAAACCGATGCCGAACATCTTCTTCCTGTTGTCGGGGCAGAAGGTCGCGGCCGATGCCGCGGTGGGCGTCGTGACCCGGAAGGCGGAGTTCATCCGAGGCGCCACGGCCGTGAGCTTCTTCACCGTGGGAGCCCCGACGCCGCAGGACGACCTGCCCGAGCGGATTGTCTCCGTGACGAACACGCGGACGGGCGAGGAGCGGCGCCACACCATCCACTTGGAGTGGATGACCACGGACTTGAACAAGAGCCTCTTCCTGGATGGCTTGGACCCGGCGGAGACGTACACCTTGTCGTTGCGCCCGGTGGACGGTGGGGCATTCACGCGGGGGAGGGAACAGGGCCCGGTGGTGACGGTGGCGTGTGTCCAGCAGGTGAACCTGGATCGTGATGGCCCCGGAATGCCTCCGGCCAGGGCTCAGCGATTCCTGGTCTCGCGAGGCGCGGACACGAAGGTCACCGGTGTCCATGGTTTGAACTGTGGCTTCGTCGATGACGACCCGTCGGACAATCAAGGCGCGGTGGAGATCCGCATCCAGTCCGCGGCGCAGGCCGCCGCCGAGCGCGCCACCGCGGAGCGTGAGGCCGCGGATGCCGGTGGCGTGGCGGCGCTGAGCATCCCCGTCACCCCTTCGAGTCCGCGACAAGCTGGAAGCAGGTCCCAACCTGTGAGGCCGCAGGAGGTGGTGAGCGAACCCGTGCCGCAGCCGGAGACCGGCCGCGGTGACCGGGCGCTGGAGCAGGCTCGGGAGCTCTACAAGGCGAAGCGGTTCGAGTCCGCGAGGACCCGCGCGCGTGAGTGCATCGCGATGGAGCCACAGAACTTCGAGTGTCACCTGCTCCTCGGCTCCGTGGCGGCGCAGTTGAACCGGCTGGAGGAGGGGGCGAAGCACTATCGCCGCTTCCTCGACCTGGCCCCATCGGAGCATCCCCAGGCGAGCAAGGTGTTGCGAGTCCTTCAGGAGTACGAGTCCGTGCGCGCCGGGGCCTCCGTGCCGTAA
- a CDS encoding protein kinase domain-containing protein produces MAMQPGDKFGRYELVSWLGRGGMAETWRARWTGDAGVSKSVLIKRVLPEFDSDEALVSMFINEARISASLSHGNIAQVFDFGRVDGQYYLAMELVDGQPLHRVLKRAAKTGLPRLPIPLATYIALEMCRGLHYAHTRADDKGAPLSIVHRDISPDNVLISYEGQVKIVDFGIAKARMARNFKTEPGVVKGKYLFFSPEQARGHEVDARTDVWATGLVLYEMLCGQPPVTGGQASVMMRLANGEFPSPRQLRADLPVELDALVMRALAVALEKRYESANAFADALAGFLYSFAPRFSAMNVAYLVRELFRGDMAAEGRELTVPQSFTDELALWRAGGAADAPKKALTQEEIARVTTEPRGTRKLQTPAGRKLLPPATTVPPPVAAEPPDMEPHTSKTMALRAGGRMWAVVLASAVVAGVGVVVHHETSGAEPMPAKGGKVELSPVTPIPTGMPEKGPEADLRRAREFFDKGSYVKSAALAESCLAVLPEHPDCLMIAGASLARVEKFEEAVRHYERFTQKHADHPFASTARTLGDEYARKIPRPPTVDPVRLVVPQDAHAEQLVSAVKDFIKKGKYKEALQFAGQCKAAFPLEPECHLMMGIAYARLNEMAEGARYYRRFLELAPTDHPYRAGVVDLLKAYDETSSRRR; encoded by the coding sequence ATGGCCATGCAGCCCGGCGACAAGTTTGGCCGATACGAGCTGGTGTCCTGGCTTGGTCGGGGGGGAATGGCGGAGACGTGGCGAGCCCGATGGACGGGCGACGCTGGCGTCTCCAAGTCCGTCCTCATCAAGCGGGTGCTTCCCGAGTTCGACTCGGATGAGGCGCTCGTGTCGATGTTCATCAACGAGGCGCGCATCTCCGCGTCGTTGTCCCACGGGAACATCGCGCAGGTCTTCGACTTCGGGCGAGTGGATGGCCAGTACTACCTGGCCATGGAGCTGGTGGATGGGCAGCCTTTGCATCGCGTGCTGAAGCGCGCGGCGAAGACAGGCTTGCCACGTCTGCCCATTCCGCTGGCCACATACATCGCGCTGGAGATGTGCCGCGGGCTGCACTACGCGCACACGCGCGCGGACGACAAAGGCGCTCCGCTGAGCATCGTCCACCGGGACATCTCCCCGGACAACGTGCTCATCAGCTATGAGGGCCAGGTCAAGATTGTCGACTTCGGCATCGCCAAGGCGCGAATGGCGCGCAACTTCAAGACCGAGCCGGGGGTGGTGAAGGGCAAGTACCTGTTCTTCTCTCCCGAGCAGGCGCGAGGCCACGAGGTGGATGCTCGCACCGACGTCTGGGCCACGGGGTTGGTGCTGTACGAGATGCTCTGTGGCCAGCCGCCCGTCACGGGGGGCCAGGCATCGGTGATGATGCGTCTGGCGAACGGCGAGTTTCCGTCTCCCCGGCAGCTTCGCGCGGACCTGCCGGTGGAGCTGGATGCGCTGGTCATGCGTGCGCTCGCGGTGGCGTTGGAGAAGCGCTACGAGTCAGCGAATGCCTTCGCGGATGCGCTGGCGGGTTTCCTCTACTCCTTCGCGCCGCGCTTCTCCGCGATGAACGTGGCGTATCTGGTCCGGGAGCTGTTCCGCGGGGACATGGCGGCGGAGGGGCGCGAGCTGACAGTTCCCCAGTCGTTCACCGATGAGCTGGCGCTGTGGCGGGCGGGTGGGGCTGCCGACGCGCCGAAGAAGGCACTGACGCAGGAGGAGATCGCCCGGGTCACCACGGAGCCGAGGGGCACGCGGAAGCTTCAGACCCCCGCGGGGCGGAAGTTGCTGCCACCCGCGACGACGGTGCCGCCCCCTGTCGCTGCCGAGCCGCCTGACATGGAGCCTCACACCTCGAAGACGATGGCGCTTCGAGCGGGAGGCCGGATGTGGGCCGTGGTCCTGGCTTCGGCGGTGGTGGCGGGGGTGGGCGTGGTCGTGCACCACGAGACCTCGGGGGCTGAGCCAATGCCGGCGAAGGGGGGCAAGGTGGAGCTCTCGCCTGTGACTCCAATTCCTACCGGGATGCCGGAGAAAGGCCCCGAAGCGGACCTCCGCCGTGCCCGAGAGTTTTTTGACAAGGGTTCATATGTGAAGTCCGCGGCCCTGGCGGAGTCGTGCCTCGCTGTCCTCCCCGAGCATCCTGACTGCTTGATGATCGCCGGCGCGAGTCTCGCTCGCGTGGAGAAGTTCGAAGAGGCGGTTCGCCATTACGAGCGCTTCACCCAGAAGCACGCGGACCATCCGTTTGCCTCGACCGCGCGCACATTGGGAGATGAGTACGCGCGGAAGATTCCTCGGCCGCCGACCGTCGATCCCGTGCGTCTCGTGGTGCCACAGGATGCGCACGCGGAACAGCTGGTGAGCGCGGTCAAGGATTTCATCAAGAAGGGAAAGTACAAGGAAGCGCTCCAGTTCGCGGGGCAATGCAAGGCTGCGTTCCCGCTCGAACCTGAGTGTCATTTGATGATGGGAATCGCATATGCGCGCTTGAATGAGATGGCCGAGGGGGCGCGGTACTACCGGCGCTTCCTGGAGCTTGCGCCCACGGACCACCCCTATCGAGCAGGCGTAGTGGATCTGCTCAAGGCATACGACGAAACCTCCAGCCGGCGCCGTTGA
- a CDS encoding tetratricopeptide repeat protein — MVARPVLIVCAVVAVFSGGLMRWWTRPAPNGATPSSASRSETPLERLTRRDQEASPDDAVVQGQLATEWMRLGLRTADSQHLLRARIAARRALMADPERVDALKVELLLLHHGHQFRDLRDAAARLTEQSPHDAFFVGVLGDAELELGRYDDAEVAYQRMMDLKPSHAAYTRVGYLRLLRGDVEGAISVLKLAATSADREDGDAVARALCELGDAYLALGTADTAFEYFTVALTHAPDLDRAHVGRGHVLRARGQPEAAAEEYRAAMASRPRAGHRAFLADALAAAGHEEEARNESTRALHDVVGEAREHARLLLDQGGDVVLAETLARQEMTYRQDVFTQAVLAYALVNAGKVDEARPLADAVVGLGTKDARLDYVVGLVDAASGNRDAARRHLDAALRGFPPLPPRVEAKARAMLESWAPRAPLSTWTAGKPPP; from the coding sequence ATGGTCGCTCGACCGGTGCTCATCGTCTGCGCGGTGGTGGCGGTCTTCTCGGGCGGACTCATGCGGTGGTGGACGCGGCCCGCGCCGAATGGCGCTACGCCCTCCAGCGCGAGCCGCTCCGAGACGCCCTTGGAGCGGCTGACGCGGAGGGACCAGGAGGCATCTCCAGACGATGCCGTGGTGCAAGGCCAGCTCGCCACGGAATGGATGCGGCTGGGCCTTCGCACCGCGGACTCACAGCACCTGCTGCGAGCTCGCATCGCGGCACGGCGCGCGTTGATGGCGGACCCCGAGCGTGTGGACGCGCTCAAGGTGGAGCTGCTGCTGCTCCACCACGGCCATCAGTTCAGGGACCTTCGAGACGCCGCCGCACGGCTCACGGAACAGTCTCCTCACGATGCTTTCTTCGTGGGCGTGCTCGGTGACGCGGAGCTGGAGCTGGGCCGCTACGACGACGCGGAGGTGGCCTATCAGCGGATGATGGACCTGAAGCCCTCGCATGCCGCGTACACCCGCGTAGGGTACCTGCGTCTCCTGCGCGGCGATGTGGAGGGCGCCATCTCCGTCCTCAAGCTCGCCGCGACCTCGGCGGACCGGGAGGATGGTGACGCCGTGGCCCGAGCCTTGTGCGAGCTGGGCGATGCGTACCTCGCCCTCGGCACCGCTGACACGGCGTTCGAGTACTTCACCGTGGCACTCACCCACGCACCCGACCTCGACCGGGCCCATGTGGGCCGAGGACACGTCCTGCGCGCCCGGGGCCAACCGGAGGCCGCGGCAGAGGAGTACCGGGCAGCCATGGCCTCGCGCCCGCGCGCGGGACATCGCGCGTTCCTGGCCGATGCGCTCGCGGCGGCGGGGCACGAAGAAGAGGCACGGAACGAGTCCACGCGCGCATTGCACGACGTCGTCGGGGAGGCTCGCGAGCATGCGCGACTTCTATTGGACCAAGGAGGAGACGTGGTCCTGGCGGAGACACTCGCGCGGCAGGAGATGACGTACCGGCAGGATGTCTTCACTCAAGCGGTGCTGGCCTATGCGCTCGTCAACGCGGGCAAGGTGGACGAGGCCCGGCCCCTGGCGGACGCCGTGGTGGGCCTCGGCACGAAGGACGCGCGGCTCGACTACGTGGTGGGGCTCGTCGACGCGGCGAGCGGCAATCGGGACGCCGCGCGACGCCACCTGGACGCGGCGCTGCGGGGCTTTCCTCCGCTCCCGCCGCGAGTGGAGGCCAAGGCCCGCGCGATGCTGGAGTCCTGGGCCCCGCGAGCGCCCCTGAGCACGTGGACCGCTGGCAAGCCGCCTCCTTGA
- a CDS encoding DUF4331 domain-containing protein produces the protein MRAPFPTWRLVAAPLLLASTLAVASSHREAPLISNDPAADGTDLYAWKQGTNLVLVANYYPIGIPYGGPNYYLFDDNVLYEIQIDQSGDGAPDIRYQFRFRTQIRQSPLPSVGVVAGYDAYKDSFLYAFAGVKTATSPEILRYQTYTLTKIGSGGAQQVIVKDAPVAPANVGRLTTPAYPQAAGATTLDPITTSAILAGQGAASKYKVFAGPRDDPFFVNLSKTFDFLDYSGRANRDDLAGLNVMSMVIEVPLTEFSSPHLGIWTTASRPRVTTRRADGGVDTSGAWVQVSRLGNPLVNEVVVPMKFKDFFNASRPQNDLATPTIVAIITNPELPQLLQAKGFIPLAPPSPRTDLVALFTRNTQGKATGEMLHINTGTDSSFPNGRLLTDDVTDTALRAVGGAFFTTFPDGGPATLPDGGGTFASAASSLGDGVAANDVPFLTAFPYLAPPHSGNPSP, from the coding sequence TTGAGAGCTCCCTTTCCGACATGGCGTCTCGTCGCGGCTCCGCTGCTCCTCGCATCCACCCTCGCCGTGGCGTCCAGCCATCGCGAAGCCCCGCTCATCAGCAATGACCCGGCGGCGGACGGAACAGACCTGTATGCGTGGAAGCAAGGCACCAATCTGGTGCTGGTGGCCAATTACTATCCCATTGGCATTCCGTACGGCGGTCCCAACTACTACCTGTTCGACGACAACGTCCTCTACGAAATCCAGATTGACCAGTCGGGAGATGGCGCGCCGGACATCCGCTACCAGTTCCGCTTCCGCACGCAGATTCGCCAGAGCCCCTTGCCGTCCGTGGGCGTCGTCGCGGGGTATGACGCCTACAAGGACTCGTTCCTCTACGCCTTCGCGGGCGTGAAGACCGCCACGTCCCCGGAGATCCTCCGCTACCAGACATACACCCTCACGAAGATCGGCTCCGGCGGCGCGCAGCAGGTCATCGTGAAGGACGCGCCGGTGGCCCCCGCCAACGTGGGCCGACTGACGACCCCCGCCTATCCCCAGGCCGCGGGCGCCACCACGCTGGACCCCATCACCACCAGCGCCATCCTCGCGGGCCAGGGCGCGGCCTCCAAGTACAAGGTCTTCGCGGGGCCTCGGGACGACCCGTTCTTCGTCAACCTCTCGAAGACGTTCGACTTCCTCGACTATTCGGGCCGGGCCAATCGCGATGACCTGGCGGGGCTGAACGTGATGTCGATGGTCATCGAGGTGCCGCTCACGGAGTTCAGCTCACCGCACTTGGGCATCTGGACCACGGCCAGCCGCCCTCGTGTCACCACGCGCCGCGCGGATGGCGGGGTGGACACGAGTGGGGCCTGGGTCCAGGTGTCCCGACTGGGCAACCCGCTGGTGAACGAGGTGGTCGTCCCCATGAAGTTCAAGGACTTCTTCAACGCGTCCCGGCCCCAGAACGACCTGGCCACTCCGACCATCGTCGCCATCATCACCAACCCGGAACTGCCGCAGCTGCTTCAGGCCAAGGGCTTCATTCCCCTGGCGCCCCCCTCGCCGCGCACGGACCTGGTCGCCCTCTTCACGCGCAACACCCAGGGCAAGGCCACCGGCGAGATGCTCCACATCAACACCGGCACGGATTCCTCGTTCCCCAATGGAAGGCTCCTCACCGACGACGTGACGGACACCGCGCTCAGGGCGGTGGGAGGCGCGTTCTTCACCACGTTCCCGGATGGAGGCCCCGCCACCCTTCCCGATGGAGGAGGCACCTTCGCCAGCGCGGCCAGCAGCCTGGGAGATGGCGTGGCGGCCAATGACGTCCCCTTCCTCACCGCCTTCCCCTATCTGGCGCCCCCACACTCGGGTAATCCGTCCCCCTGA
- a CDS encoding serine/threonine protein kinase: MAETWRARLVGAAGVTKPVLIKKVLPEFATHADFISLFISEARISSTLSHGNIAQVFEFGRVEGEYFLAMELVDGQPLHRVMKRAARLGMTRLPIPLATYIALEMCRGLHYAHTRTDEKGTPLGIVHRDVSPDNVIISYEGQVKIVDFGIAKARLARNFETEPGIVRGKYLYFSPEQARGREVDARTDIWTIGLVLYEMLCGQLPVTGTAEAVMTRMAYGEFPSPRQVCGVVPVELESLVMKALAVEVPLRYASANAFADALAAYLYSLSPPFSSMDLTHLVRALFQKELLADGRELPVPKAFLKEFSAWCGATPISRAPSRASPQHTVGLGALNAEARTLEDLPPVAPMTMTLEPRPAAQPPRISMDEDDVATVYLEPTTVSAPEHLAWVREGGVPLSERRTVLIPREPPRGRWKRVAGTTALVLFVMLGIAIPWVAVFKTQPPDPPPRPAPPADERPPVATPHPPRVIQYPVKEFVLEADRDVIFIPRTFKSFGALNPAEAYSLTDVSAQGRGEDPRVLPSEVEPVNVFFLLSGDASQLPEKARLGEVPTSPKVLVGVQEVAIFRWGPTHPGAMAERHIRLNGPAPEPSRSFRFRPEVEGPRLQQAPVIKGLDPLATYTLNLETTSREARLHGPGAGPATTVACVEWRPEESLKADPAKVLTRVQFLLEVGTQRRVQGVSGLVCAFVDDGPDGNSGALQVRIEEAPSVNRSKPSASGSHVPRPQ, encoded by the coding sequence ATGGCCGAGACGTGGCGTGCTCGCCTGGTGGGCGCGGCGGGGGTCACCAAGCCTGTCCTCATCAAGAAGGTCCTGCCCGAGTTCGCCACCCACGCGGACTTCATCTCGCTCTTCATCAGCGAGGCGCGCATCTCGTCCACGCTGTCGCACGGGAACATCGCGCAGGTCTTCGAGTTCGGCCGGGTGGAAGGGGAGTACTTCCTGGCCATGGAGCTGGTGGATGGCCAGCCGCTCCACCGTGTCATGAAACGCGCGGCCCGGTTGGGCATGACGAGACTGCCCATTCCGCTGGCCACGTACATCGCGCTGGAGATGTGCCGGGGCCTCCACTACGCGCACACGCGGACGGATGAGAAGGGCACGCCGCTGGGCATCGTCCACCGGGACGTCTCTCCCGACAACGTCATCATCAGCTACGAGGGCCAGGTCAAGATTGTCGACTTCGGCATCGCCAAGGCGCGCCTGGCGCGCAACTTCGAAACCGAGCCGGGCATCGTGCGGGGCAAGTACCTCTACTTCTCCCCGGAGCAGGCTCGGGGCCGCGAGGTCGATGCCCGCACGGACATCTGGACGATAGGCCTGGTGCTCTACGAGATGTTGTGCGGACAGCTGCCCGTCACCGGCACCGCGGAGGCGGTGATGACGCGCATGGCCTACGGCGAGTTCCCCTCGCCTCGGCAGGTCTGTGGCGTCGTCCCGGTCGAACTGGAATCGCTGGTCATGAAGGCCCTCGCCGTGGAGGTGCCGCTCCGCTACGCCTCCGCGAACGCGTTCGCCGACGCCCTGGCCGCGTACCTGTATTCGCTCTCGCCGCCGTTCTCCTCCATGGACCTGACGCATCTGGTGCGTGCGCTGTTCCAGAAGGAGCTGTTGGCGGACGGCCGGGAGCTGCCAGTTCCGAAAGCCTTCCTGAAGGAGTTCTCCGCCTGGTGCGGCGCCACGCCCATCTCACGCGCACCGTCCAGGGCGAGCCCGCAACATACGGTGGGCCTCGGCGCCCTGAATGCCGAGGCCCGGACGTTGGAGGACCTGCCTCCCGTCGCTCCGATGACGATGACGCTGGAGCCTCGTCCCGCGGCCCAGCCTCCACGCATCTCGATGGACGAGGACGACGTCGCCACCGTCTATCTCGAGCCCACCACCGTGTCCGCCCCCGAGCATCTGGCGTGGGTCCGCGAAGGCGGTGTCCCTTTGTCGGAGCGTCGCACGGTGTTGATTCCTCGCGAGCCACCGCGTGGGAGATGGAAGCGGGTGGCGGGCACCACCGCGCTGGTCCTGTTCGTCATGCTGGGCATCGCCATCCCCTGGGTGGCTGTGTTCAAGACCCAACCCCCGGACCCTCCGCCCAGGCCCGCCCCTCCCGCCGACGAGCGCCCTCCGGTGGCCACACCGCATCCGCCCCGGGTCATCCAGTATCCCGTGAAGGAGTTCGTGCTCGAAGCGGACCGGGACGTCATCTTCATCCCGCGCACGTTCAAGTCCTTTGGCGCGCTGAATCCCGCGGAGGCCTATTCACTCACGGATGTCAGCGCGCAAGGCAGGGGAGAAGACCCGCGCGTCCTCCCCTCCGAAGTGGAGCCGGTGAACGTCTTCTTCCTGCTGTCGGGCGACGCAAGCCAGCTCCCGGAGAAGGCGCGGCTCGGCGAGGTCCCCACGTCACCCAAGGTGCTCGTGGGGGTCCAGGAAGTCGCCATCTTCCGCTGGGGCCCCACCCATCCGGGCGCGATGGCCGAGCGGCACATCCGCTTGAATGGCCCGGCCCCGGAGCCGTCGCGCTCGTTCCGTTTCCGTCCGGAGGTGGAGGGGCCTCGGCTCCAACAGGCGCCTGTCATCAAGGGGCTCGATCCGCTGGCGACGTACACGTTGAACCTGGAGACGACGTCCAGGGAGGCACGGCTTCATGGCCCGGGCGCGGGGCCCGCCACCACCGTGGCTTGCGTGGAGTGGAGACCCGAGGAGTCACTCAAGGCCGACCCCGCCAAGGTCCTCACGAGGGTTCAGTTCCTGCTCGAGGTGGGAACGCAGCGCCGCGTGCAAGGTGTCTCTGGACTCGTGTGCGCGTTCGTCGACGACGGGCCGGACGGCAACTCCGGTGCGCTCCAGGTCCGCATCGAGGAGGCGCCGTCCGTCAACCGTTCCAAACCCTCCGCGAGTGGCTCACATGTCCCACGACCCCAATGA